A region from the Rufibacter sp. DG15C genome encodes:
- a CDS encoding heavy-metal-associated domain-containing protein — translation MKTLKIWMLALVMTGFASLGFAAGGKKGDEVKFKTSAVCGMCKATIEKGLAYEKGVEKAVLDENTKIVTVTYDAKKTSPEKLKKAVNELGYDADDSPATPRAYDRLDACCKKDAAH, via the coding sequence ATGAAAACGTTAAAAATCTGGATGCTCGCTTTGGTCATGACTGGTTTCGCCTCTTTAGGATTTGCGGCCGGCGGTAAGAAAGGCGACGAAGTGAAATTCAAAACCTCGGCGGTGTGCGGCATGTGCAAAGCCACCATTGAGAAAGGCCTGGCCTATGAGAAGGGCGTAGAGAAAGCCGTTTTGGATGAGAACACCAAGATTGTCACCGTGACCTATGACGCCAAGAAAACGTCTCCGGAAAAACTAAAGAAAGCAGTGAATGAGCTTGGTTATGACGCTGATGATAGCCCGGCCACGCCGCGCGCCTATGACCGCCTGGATGCGTGCTGCAAGAAAGATGCGGCTCACTAA